GCGAAGAGGGCTTGGACCCGGCGACTACCCTGATGATTGGTGATCGCAAGCATGACTTGATCGGGGCGCGCAGCAATGGGCTGGATTCGGCGGCGGTGGGGTATGGGTTTGGCAGTTTTGAAGAGCTGAATGCCGAGGCGCCGACTTGGCATTTTGAGACGCTGGAGCAGATGCACCAGGCGTTTTTGCAGCGCCCTTGAGACCGCTATCGCAGGCAAGCCAGCTCCCACATTTGACCGTGTTCACACTTCAAACTGTGGGAGCTGGCTTGCCTGCGATGAGGCCCTACTGGCCACCACCTTCCAACTGCCGCAATGCCGCCTTACGCTGCTCAACCGGCAACCCACCCAGCGTCTCCACCGCCGCAAAGAACTTCACCCAATCCCCGCCTTGCTGCGCAAACAACGCCGCAAACGCCGGCACCCACTGGTCATACAGCCCGAACGGCAACAGCCGCGCATTGTTCAGCGGCTGGTTGATCCACACGTCATAACGCTTGTCGCCGCCCCATTGGCTGTCGCGCATGTGCCGGTACTCACTGCGCAGGCGCTCGAACTCTGCCGCCTTGGCCTGGCGCATCACATCCACCGCCAAGGGCTGGGCGTACAACGCCTCCAGGCGTTTGCGGGTATCGAGCACCAACCGGATAAATTGATCACGCTGCCGCAACGCCGCATTGCTCAGCGGCGCCAAACCCCGCGCTGCGCGCCATTGGCGGGTGCCTTCCTGCTCGACGAAGTTGGCATAGGATTCGTTGAACTCGGTGTCGTCCTTCACATAAAAGCGTTGGTGCGCCAGTTCGTGGAAGATCAGCGTGGCCAGGCGCTCATCCCCCCAACTCATCATCGAACTCATGATCGGGTCGTTGAACCAGCCCAGGGTGGAATAGGCCTCGACGCCGCCAATCGACACGTCCATGCCTTGTTGCTGCAACAACGCCGCTTCGCCGCGTGCTGCGCCCTGATTGTAATAACCGCGATAGGCCACACACCCAGCGATGGGGAAGCAGTGGGTTTGGGGCGAGAGGGAAAACTCCTGCGTGGCGAACACGTTCCAGACCACATAAGGCCGGCCAATGTCGGCGTACAGGCGGTAGCTCTGGTTGTCAGGCAGGTGCAGGTGCTCACTGGCAAAGGCGCGGGCCTTTTGCGATTGCACCAGGTGCTCGCGCAACGCCTGTGGGCGAGCAGGGTCGGCGATGACCTCGGCAACCGGCTCCCGAGCCCGCAGCAACTGCCATTGGCCGCTGGCCAACTGGCTGTAGTAACTCACACTGGAACAGCCGCTTAGCAGCAACACCATCAACCCTGGAAGAAAACGCCTGACCATGCACCGACCGCCCCTGGGTTAATTGCCCGCCAGACTATCCTGCCTGCACTGAATTTTTCCATGCCGTGGCGTGTTTATACTGATACAGAGTCTGTTGCCACAGGCAGCCAGGTTCAATTCTTACCCACCGTTGAGTGCCCGCCATGCGCCAGCTGTTGCTACCCGTCACCGCCTTGTTTCTCAGCGCCTGCGCTTCGACCCCCATCCCGCCGGTCGACCCGCACCAGGCCTGGATCGATTTCGCCACGCCGACACCCGGCGCCAAACTGGTGATGGCCCAGCGCCTGGACGGCAAGAACCTCAATGACGGACGTTTCTTCCAAGTGCCACCCGGCAGCCATGAGCTGATGGTGCGCTTTGATTTCGAAGTGAACACCGGGACCGGCTTTGGCGGCCTGGACCAGACCCATGACCGAACCTGCTTCATGACCCTGCAATACGACAACTTCCAGGCAGGCCAGCGCTATGTGCTGGAAGGGCGCTCGCTGGCTTTTACGCCCAATATCCGGCTGTACGACACGGCGCGTCAGCTGTTGGCTGAGGAGCGCAGTGTTAATTGCATCTGATCAGTCGTTGTTTTTCTGGTAGAGGATGCGCTTGGAGCCGTTTTCGCAGGAGCCGACGATCATGGCGCTATCGTGGTTTTTGGCTTCTTCCTCGGTGATGATTTCCAGGGTGTATGACGGAATCGCCTTTGCCTGGATGTTTACCTCAATTTCTTTCCTGAGCTCTTCACAATCTTTTGGCGCGGCCACAGCCGAAGTGGCCAATACACCGCAAATGATCGCCAAGGCAAAACGTTTCATGTGTGAAGCTCCCTGAATGCACTGCGCACGGGTGTGCGCCTAGGCTATTCGACCACATTTTGGAAACGCGAGTTCTGATTTAACGCAGAACTAAATGTGGGAGCGGGCTTGCTCGCGAAGGGGGTGGATCAGTCACCTGAAATATTGACTGGAAAACCGCTTTCGCGAGCAAGCCCGCTCCCACAGGGGATCTCGCTGTGTCAGTTAGACCAGCGTGGCATCCAGGCTGATTTTTGCGTTCAGCACTTTCGACACTGGGCA
The window above is part of the Pseudomonas sp. KBS0710 genome. Proteins encoded here:
- a CDS encoding DUF1161 domain-containing protein — translated: MKRFALAIICGVLATSAVAAPKDCEELRKEIEVNIQAKAIPSYTLEIITEEEAKNHDSAMIVGSCENGSKRILYQKNND
- a CDS encoding aminopeptidase: MVRRFLPGLMVLLLSGCSSVSYYSQLASGQWQLLRAREPVAEVIADPARPQALREHLVQSQKARAFASEHLHLPDNQSYRLYADIGRPYVVWNVFATQEFSLSPQTHCFPIAGCVAYRGYYNQGAARGEAALLQQQGMDVSIGGVEAYSTLGWFNDPIMSSMMSWGDERLATLIFHELAHQRFYVKDDTEFNESYANFVEQEGTRQWRAARGLAPLSNAALRQRDQFIRLVLDTRKRLEALYAQPLAVDVMRQAKAAEFERLRSEYRHMRDSQWGGDKRYDVWINQPLNNARLLPFGLYDQWVPAFAALFAQQGGDWVKFFAAVETLGGLPVEQRKAALRQLEGGGQ